The Linepithema humile isolate Giens D197 chromosome 2, Lhum_UNIL_v1.0, whole genome shotgun sequence genome has a segment encoding these proteins:
- the Idh3b gene encoding isocitrate dehydrogenase [NAD] subunit beta, mitochondrial translates to MALLTRNIYKTLSQAAQKSTVRALHVGSILQQEPTVEQEGKLKCTLIPGDGVGPELVVAVQSVFKAADVPVEFEPYFLSEVNPTLSAPLDQVSNSIARNRVCLKGILATPDHSMTGELQTLNMKLRKSLDLYSNVVHVKSLPGIKSRHQNVDCVIIREQTEGEYSALEHESVKGVVECLKIVTATKSQRIAKFAFDYAVKNNRKKVTCVHKANIMKLGDGLFLRSCQEIAKLYPRITFETMIVDNCTMQMVSNPHQFDVMVMPNLYGNIVDNLASGLVGGAGVVAGASYSAECVVFEPGARHTYSEAVGKNVANPTALFLCAVKLLNHVNLKRYGEQIREALNRVLNDGKVLTKDLGGQSSTTDFTAAVINSLR, encoded by the exons ATGGCTTTACTAACGAGAAACATCTACAAAACGCTCTCCCAG GCTGCTCAGAAGAGCACAGTTAGAGCCCTGCATGTAGGCTCAATACTGCAACAAGAACCA ACAGTCGAACAAGAAGGAAAACTGAAATGTACCTTGATACCAGGAGATGGTGTTGGACCAGAACTTGTGGTCGCGGTTCAGAGTGTGTTCAAAGCTGCAGATGTCCCGGTTGAGTTTGAACCTTATTTTCTGTCTGAAGTAAATCCAACTCTAAGCGCTCCTCTGGATCAAGTCTCCAACAGTATTGCTAGGAATCGAGTCTGTTTAAAG gGTATCCTAGCAACTCCAGATCACTCCATGACTGGAGAGTTGCAGACTCTGAACATGAAATTACGTAAGAGCTTGGATTTATATTCAAACGTTGTACACGTAAAATCTCTGCCGGGCATTAAATCACGGCATCAGAATGTAGACTGTGTTATTATCAGAGAACAAACAGAAGGAGAATATTCTGCATTAGAGCACGAATCTGTCAAAGGAGTGGTTGAGTGCCTGAAAATTGTAACTGCTACTAAGAGCCAAAGAATCGCAAAGTTTGCGTTTGATTatgctgtaaaaaataatcgcaaGAAAGTTACATGTGTTCATAAAGCTAACATAATGAAGCTCGGTGACGGGCTCTTCCTCAGATCGTGCCAAGAAATTGCCAAATTGTACCCCAG GATTACATTCGAGACGATGATTGTCGACAACTGCACCATGCAAATGGTTTCCAATCCGCACCAATTCGACGTCATGGTAATGCCGAACTTGTATGGAAATATTGTGGACAATCTCGCGTCCGGTTTGGTCGGTGGTGCAGGAGTCGTCGCTGGTGCTAGTTACAGCGCCGAATGTGTCGTTTTTGAACCG GGTGCAAGGCACACATATTCCGAAGCGGTCGGCAAAAATGTCGCAAATCCAACGGCATTGTTTTTGTGTGCGGTAAAGCTGCTAAATCACGTGAATCTTAAACGTTACGGTGAGCAGATTCGAGAGGCTTTGAATCGCGTGTTGAATGATGGAAAGGTGCTTACAAAAGATCTCGGTGGGCAAAGCTCAACGACGGATTTCACCGCCGCTGTAATAAACAGCCTACGTTAA